The nucleotide window ttttttggcctctgaagcaaataaaaaagatcTTTTGACAAGGAatattttcaataattttttattatcctTATAGGGCACTCACTGAACTAAATCTGTTACAAATTTTAGGACTTTTcctattttcttatttatttttaaatatagatatataaaatataatattaaattatattacaccaataaatgcaaaatgcagtttttaaataattattttatttattaagggaaaaaaactgtccaaacctacctggccttatgtgaaaatgtacaaaaacacCCAGACCTGATTACTTCCAGACCtatatttaagtgatttctttgtTGGACcaggaaatcacttaaatagaatcTGACTGGGGTCTGGGGCTCTGCAGCAGCCATCAGTTTCTGACCTCGAGCTCAATCGTACTTcagttatgcagcaggacaatgaccccaaataCATCAGCAactccacctctgaatggctaaaaaaCTAATGTTTTGGGTGtggtctagtcaaagtccagaatTAAATCTGACTGAGACGCTGTGGCCTGACATTAAACCGTACAACGTGGcggaattaaaacaattctgcaaaaaagAGCGGGTCAAAATTCTTCCACAGTGACGTGAAAGACTCACTGCCAATTATCACAAACGCTTGGTTACAGTTGTTGCGACCTTGAGGGTGGTACGACCAGGTGGTACGCTCAACGTTTTAAACCATTTTGTATTAACCTGGGTCatctttgtgtaataaaaaaatttgtttgatcattttaatcatttaaatatgaCAAATATGTAAcgaaaatgtacaaaaatgtacAAGTGCTTTTCGTccaagcactatataaatattataccaACACCCTTAATGAACATATTTTCTGACTAAATGGCCCGTGGAAACTAATCTCACTAAGAGAAGTAAAGCGTTGTCTTTCAAGTTACATGGAATTAATTGCATTCATagcagttttttaaaattattattaaggtTATTATTAACTGAAGTTTGTGTTTTATGTCTTTCTTCTCTACCAGGTAAAAAAATGACATTCGAACCTCGAGTAGCATCTTTTAAGCGTCTCTTACTGTCTCTAGTCCTGCTTTCCTGTTTGGGAGGATTATTCTACACTTTTTACAAGCCCACTAGGAGCTGGTTATCTTTCCCTAATGCTTCAGTCTCCACACATGAAGTCCTCACAGACGAATGCCTTAAAACATCAAAGGAAAAATTTGTCCAGAAATCAAACAAGACCGAGACTCTTGATGATTTTTTGGTAAAACAGCAACAACTAATCAACAAACCGAACACTATTGaagaatataaagaaattgatgacatcatcatgctAATCTGGACATGGCCTGGCGATTATAAGTTCAGTGGAGAAGCATGTATTTCAGAGTTTGGTATTCCAGGTTGTCAAATTACAGATGACAGAAGCCAGTATGACAAAGCCCACGGTGTTATGTTTCATCAAAGAGACATCAGTAGGGATTTACAAAACCTGCTCAAGATGCCACGCCCTCTACATCAGAAGTGGGTGTGGTTGAACATGGAGTCTCCTAGTAATTCAAAAAGATGGCCTGAGCTTGATGGTTTATTCAATCTGACATCAAATTATCGGAGAGATTCAGATGTTTGGGTGCCTGTTGGAAAAATTGTAGAAGCACCTGAGAAAAACAACACCTTCAAAATACCACCGAAGGATAAATTAGTCTGCTG belongs to Clarias gariepinus isolate MV-2021 ecotype Netherlands chromosome 2, CGAR_prim_01v2, whole genome shotgun sequence and includes:
- the LOC128542945 gene encoding 4-galactosyl-N-acetylglucosaminide 3-alpha-L-fucosyltransferase 9-like translates to MTFEPRVASFKRLLLSLVLLSCLGGLFYTFYKPTRSWLSFPNASVSTHEVLTDECLKTSKEKFVQKSNKTETLDDFLVKQQQLINKPNTIEEYKEIDDIIMLIWTWPGDYKFSGEACISEFGIPGCQITDDRSQYDKAHGVMFHQRDISRDLQNLLKMPRPLHQKWVWLNMESPSNSKRWPELDGLFNLTSNYRRDSDVWVPVGKIVEAPEKNNTFKIPPKDKLVCWIVSNWKAKYERVRYFNELSKHIKIEAYGRHFNRPISRDDYNKILKSCKFYLSFENSIHKDYFTEKVFNPLKLGTVPVVLGPPRQNYEEFIPPDSFIHVNDFKSPQKLAEHLMFLDKNQKVYEQYFNWRKHFIAIRARFGLEHTCRSCEHIRSDKRYKVFKDLTKWYWG